One genomic segment of Musa acuminata AAA Group cultivar baxijiao chromosome BXJ3-3, Cavendish_Baxijiao_AAA, whole genome shotgun sequence includes these proteins:
- the LOC103978521 gene encoding trans-Golgi network-localized SYP41-interacting protein 1 produces the protein MPGNSDTDSSPKPSSSADSSFRGDEQKPISGAEGSQPYDPGSPSNAQQSSDESGSSDGVLVELPENPDQDSRRPRRDPDSGILVNIDGSMQEPTDESGREETFEDASDQLGMASARSSGLEESIAVIEIGESSADRLVADDLARVQARLEDTMVECRKYKEEREIFGKEVVSLRQSLQDILARNSLLVANKDESDSQSHLETSGSGDRILSSPAPLHSMLDDCFKFLVDLKGILDKRINSERIMPELYAALNAKDQEIEDLNVKALKSSVSHDVVVSYLGSLREIWSETKKESTDVVTKRILESLASVVGQEHVSAEDSPANNIFLAEKKTLLLIEKHRQFLSEIQQLQQCLLEVGPAFAATGNNELDNVFSFAHEELFEMKRKEAYFQEKMVTLEEENGKLVEQIESMRENLESANLETNKTKAALEQAENKLVVAKEKLSIAVTKGKSLVQHRDSLKQSLAEKTSELEKCMEELQQKSETLQATEASLEELKHLLSEKMSELEKCFEELQQKTDDLETVKASVEDMNATCNLVTSLQDSLSQRDNYLTEIEEIMSQTDTPQEVLSMEITDKVRWFVNQKNVADIIIMENKKIRDAISSVELPEDVSPRELDSQINWLVNAITHAKDDIIKLQDEISGARHAAASHESEMFEMHKEIDHLESSLLEEKLEKETLHNEHEVLKRKYEENVQNLSMLSSDKAGLMKALLELSETTLDDQLPVDTSTIIDKCMIKINERMNSSLTEIKHFERMQKAIYVTDQELKLYEKILEDEMIDRSAMIGLSEELEKLSNELIVLKNEKASVQKELERAEEKSSLLREKLSMAVKKGKGLVQEREGFKLSLEEKTSEIEKLKHELQLKDSTINNYQEQIRCSSAHTEKLEEDIVTLKNERDQSLHNLHESRTILNDLVTSIETIALPPVYVTEEPLEKVNWIAEHIHESELEKKNALQELDKLKEEANLQAGRLADAFATIKSLEDDLSKAEKHVSFIAEEKSVIQLDKVSVEQELEKLREDSFSKGSKLSEAYATIKSLEDALAVAERDIAQLNSDRNQLEANSKQEIVELNAKLVECKEELTRTHSTMENYSAELNSQLGHLHMFIKDDSIFSMIAEQFNKKIEGLRKMDDIIQNIHDHFASKGIHVHPSLEHDPAFRKISSSPRFEDFKSNRAMQFKESVAENVDALYWTTIIGGLHARAEFLGSSFEDFCKGLDEHIAGVLEALEATRNKFVYILEYSESLMFDVHKLEAHNEAQQAKLVTLQKGVMTLFSACVDATRELVEFNDSSDSASTSEKEAFTDGLEDMDSGHYAKAAEGLLLAAKRIKDQIEELSDAKKVWLKYEDDIKNKLKEAESTAKAAVQEQMLQQERVSTLERDLEELNELCNEMKNKIETYQAKEDRLRDKEEEILSMRKATDRGISGQELSESQINTLMDKVNKLEIPFDETELGSSEVCFSSPVEKLFFIVDKVIDMQQKMNNLNDEKDDMQLILSSHVREIEYLREAAETMNINSQELELRKNELLEMTGGLERIIRSLGGYDALQDQKPVSVKQLLSMLERLTTASNLEFENLKSRAQELGSELQSKDTLIDDLSEKVKILENSIHAQSGQQEITKERTFLESTPAAVGSEISEIEDVGPLGKSTTSTASTAAQLRTMRKGSNDHLVLNIDSESDRLIAAQEADAKGHVFKSLNTSGLIPKQGKLIADRIDGIWVSGGQMLMRRPEARLGLMAYLFFMHLWLLGTIL, from the exons ATGCCGGGCAACTCGGACACCGATTCCTCCCCCAAGCCCTCGAGCAGTGCTGATTCGAGCTTCAGAGGCGATGAGCAGAAGCCGATTAGCGGCGCGGAGGGCTCGCAACCCTACGATCCTGGGTCGCCCAGCAACGCCCAACAGTCATCGGACGAGAGCGGTAGCAGCGATGGCGTGCTCGTGGAGCTCCCTGAGAATCCGGATCAG GACTCCAGGAGGCCTCGACGGGATCCCGACAGTGGCATCCTGGTTAATATCGATGGGTCGATGCAGGAGCCCACGGATGAATCTGGGAGGGAGGAGACTTTCGAAGACGCTTCGGATCAGCTGGGCATGGCTTCCGCACGGAGTTCCGGGCTGGAGGAGTCGATAGCGGTGATCGAGATTGGGGAGAGTTCGGCTGACAGATTGGTCGCCGATGATCTTGCCAGGGTTCAGGCTCGACTCGAGGACACCATGGTTGAATGCCGGAAGTATAAG GAAGAAAGAGAGATTTTTGGGAAGGAAGTTGTCAGCCTTCGGCAAAGCCTTCAAGACATCTTGGCTCGCAATTCTTTACTTGTTGCAAACAAGGATGAGTCAGATAGTCAGTCTCATCTTGAAACCAGTGGAAGCGGGGATAGGATATTGTCCTCCCCCGCACCATTGCACTCAATGTTGGATGATTGTTTCAAATTTTTAGTTGATCTAAAAGGCATTCTGGATAAGAGGATAAATTCTGAAAGAATAATGCCGGAACTTTATGCTGCTTTAAATGCCAAAGACCAAGAAATTGAGGATCTCAATGTTAAAGCCTTGAAATCTTCTGTGTCTCATGATGTTGTTGTCTCTTACCTTGGTTCGCTTAGGGAGATCTGGTCAGAGACTAAGAAAGAGTCTACTGATGTTGTTACCAAAAGAATACTTGAATCCCTTGCATCTGTGGTTGGGCAAGAACATGTATCTGCTGAGGATTCTCCTgccaataatatttttcttgctGAGAAGAAGACGTTGTTGTTAATAGAAAAGCATCGTCAGTTCTTATCTGAGATTCAGCAACTTCAACAATGCTTATTAGAGGTTGGGCCTGCATTTGCAGCCACAGGGAACAATGAGTTGGACAATGTTTTCAGTTTCGCTCATGAGGAGTTATTTGAAATGAAGAGAAAAGAGGCTTATTTTCAAGAGAAAATGGTTACACTTGAGGAAGAGAATGGGAAACTTGTTGAACAGATAGAGAGCATGAGAGAGAATTTAGAATCTGCTAATTTGGAAACAAACAAAACTAAGGCAGCACTTGAGCAGGCAGAGAACAAGCTGGTGGTAGCAAAAGAAAAGCTAAGTATTGCGGTGACGAAGGGCAAATCATTGGTTCAACACCGTGACTCATTGAAGCAGTCCTTGGCTGAAAAGACAAGTGAGTTAGAGAAATGCATGGAGGAGTTGCAACAGAAATCAGAGACTTTACAAGCTACAGAAGCCAGCCTTGAGGAGTTAAAGCATTTATTATCGGAGAAGATGAGTGAACTTGAGAAGTGCTTCGAAGAATTGCAACAGAAAACTGATGACTTGGAGACTGTTAAAGCTAGTGTTGAGGATATGAATGCAACATGTAATTTGGTTACTTCTCTCCAGGACTCACTTTCACAAAGGGATAATTATCTTACGGAAATAGAAGAAATTATGTCACAGACAGATACACCACAGGAAGTGCTTTCAATGGAGATCACTGACAAAGTAAGGTGGTTTGTGAACCAAAAAAATGTTGCAGATATCATTATCATGGAGAATAAAAAAATCAGAGATGCCATATCTTCTGTTGAATTACCAGAAGATGTTTCACCTAGAGAATTAGATTCTCAAATTAATTGGCTTGTGAATGCAATTACCCATGCTAAGGACGATATAATTAAGCTGCAGGATGAAATTAGTGGTGCCCGGCATGCTGCAGCATCACATGAATCAGAAATGTTTGAGATGCACAAGGAAATTGATCACCTGGAATCATCTCTTCTGGAAGAAAAGTTAGAAAAAGAGACTCTTCATAATGAACATGAAGTCTTAAAACGAAAATATGAAGAGAATGTTCAAAACTTGTCTATGCTTTCTTCTGATAAAGCTGGGTTGATGAAAGCACTACTGGAATTATCTGAAACCACATTGGATGACCAACTTCCTGTTGATACAAGTACAATAATAGATAAATGCATGATTAAGATCAATGAAAGGATGAATTCATCTCTCACTgagattaaacattttgaaaggaTGCAGAAGGCAATATATGTAACAGATCAGGAACTGAAATTGTATGAGAAGATTCTTGAAGATGAAATGATTGATAGATCTGCCATGATAGGGTTGTCAGAGGAGCTGGAGAAGTTGTCGAATGAATTGATTGTTTTGAAAAATGAGAAGGCCTCTGTACAGAAAGAGCTTGAGCGAGCTGAGGAAAAGTCTTCTCTGCTTAGGGAGAAGCTATCCATGGCTGTGAAGAAAGGGAAGGGTTTGGTGCAAGAACGTGAAGGCTTCAAACTCTCCCTGGAGGAAAAAACATCTGAAATTGAGAAGCTAAAGCATGAACTGCAGCTAAAAGATTCCACCATTAATAATTACCAAGAGCAAATCAGGTGTTCATCAGCACACACCGAGAAGCTAGAGGAAGATATTGTTACCTTGAAGAATGAAAGGGATCAAAGCCTACATAACTTGCATGAGAGCAGAACCATATTAAACGATTTAGTTACCTCTATAGAAACAATTGCTCTTCCTCCTGTTTATGTTACTGAAGAGCCATTGGAAAAGGTTAACTGGATTGCTGAGCACATCCATGAATCAGAACTTGAAAAGAAAAATGCACTACAAGAACTTGATAAACTAAAAGAGGAAGCTAATTTGCAGGCTGGTAGGTTAGCTGATGCCTTTGCAACTATAAAGTCATTAGAGGATGACTTGTCCAaggcagaaaaacatgtttctttTATTGCTGAAGAAAAGAGTGTCATCCAACTTGACAAAGTTTCTGTTGAGCAAGAGTTGGAGAAGCTCAGAGAGGATAGTTTTTCAAAGGGTAGTAAGTTGTCAGAGGCTTATGCTACCATAAAATCACTTGAAGATGCATTAGCAGTGGCAGAAAGGGATATTGCTCAACTGAACTCTGACAGGAACCAGTTGGAAGCCAATAGCAAACAGGAGATAGTTGAATTGAATGCTAAGTTGGTTGAATGCAAGGAAGAGTTGACAAGAACTCACAGCACTATGGAGAACTATTCAGCTGAGTTGAATAGTCAACTTGGACACTTGCATATGTTTATAAAGGATGACAGTATTTTTTCAATGATAGCTGAACAGTTCAACAAAAAGATTGAAGGGTTAAGAAAAATGGATGATATTATTCAGAATATTCATGATCACTTTGCTTCGAAGGGGATACATGTTCATCCTAGCTTGGAG CATGACCCTGCATTTAGAAAGATTTCTTCTTCACCAAGATTTGAGGACTTCAAGAGCAACAGAGCTATGCAATTCAAGGAAAGTGTGGCTGAAAATGTAGATGCTTTATACTGGACTACGATTATTGGAGGGCTGCACGCTCGAGCTGAGTTTCTTGGCAGCAGTTTTGAAGATTTCTGCAAAGGTCTGGATGAGCATATTGCAGGTGTATTGGAAGCTTTGGAAGCTACTAGAAACAAATTTGTCTATATTCTTGAATATAGCGAGTCCTTGATGTTTGATGTACACAAACTAGAAGCTCATAATGAGGCTCAACAAGCAAAACTGGTTACTTTACAAAAGGGGGTGATGACACTTTTCTCTGCATGTGTTGATGCTACACGAGAACTTGTAGAATTCAATGATTCAAGTGATTCTGCCTCTACCTCAGAGAAGGAAGCTTTTACTGATGGACTAGAGGACATGGATTCTGGTCATTATGCTAAGGCAGCTGAAGGTTTATTACTTGCAGCCAAGAGAATCAAGGATCAGATTGAAGAATTATCAGATGCAAAGAAAGTCTGGTTAAAATACGAAGATGATATTAAAAACAAACTGAAAGAAGCTGAATCAACTGCTAAAGCTGCTGTTCAAGAGCAGATGCTCCAACAAGAAAGAGTTTCTACATTGGAGAGGGATCTTGAAGAATTGAATGAGTTATGCAATGAGATGAAAAATAAGATAGAGACTTATCAAGCCAAAGAGGACAGGTTGAGggacaaagaagaagaaattttGTCAATGCGGAAGGCCACAGACAGAG GAATCAGTGGCCAAGAATTGTCAGAAAGCCAAATAAATACCCTGATGGATAAAGTAAATAAGTTAGAAATTCCTTTTGATGAGACAGAACTTGGGTCTTCTGAAGTTTGCTTCTCAAGTCCTGTAGAGAAACTCTTTTTTATAGTTGATAAAGTCATTGATATGCAGCAGAAGATGAATAACTTGAATGACGAAAAGGATGATATGCAGTTGATTCTTTCATCCCATGTGCGTGAAATTGAGTATCTGAGGGAGGCAGCTGAAACCATGAACATCAATAGTCAGGAATTGGAACTGAGGAAGAATGAGTTATTGGAAATGACTGGTGGCTTGGAGAGAATTATAAGGAGTTTAGGGGGATATGATGCACTCCAAGATCAGAAACCTGTAAGTGTAAAACAGCTCCTGTCAATGTTGGAGAGATTGACAACAGCCTCAAACTTGGAATTTGAGAATTTAAAATCTAGAGCACAAGAACTAGGATCTGAATTGCAATCAAAAGATACTCTTATTGATGACTTGTCAGAGAAGGTAAAGATTCTTGAGAATTCAATTCATGCTCAGAGTGGACAGCAGGAGATAACAAAAGAAAGGACCTTTCTTGAATCAACACCAGCAGCAGTTGGTTCAGAGATATCTGAAATTGAAGATGTG GGACCACTGGGAAAGAGCACAACATCAACTGCTTCAACTGCTGCCCAATTGAGAACAATGCGGAAGGGGTCGAATGACCATCTTGTTTTAAACATTGATTCAGAATCTGATCGTTTGATTGCTGCCCAGGAGGCAGATGCTAAAG GTCATGTGTTCAAATCTTTGAATACTTCTGGTCTAATCCCAAAGCAAGGGAAGTTGATTGCAGATAGAATTGATGGTATTTG GGTGTCGGGGGGTCAGATGCTGATGCGCCGGCCTGAAGCAAGGCTAGGGCTCATGGCTTATTTGTTCTTCATGCACCTGTGGTTGCTAGGCACCATATTATGA
- the LOC103978519 gene encoding uncharacterized protein LOC103978519 translates to MKREGRQHGIVRSSTILPQEFNPRRKSKIVNCVGASPTTRFFTKAPSKPHNHSKCTSKCRTARCKGCHSNPMSKSRDKAKGVYKLKSCDVVLNHQLVAWRVVNDSTSLPNYKVASASETLNHLYADSLCEGEDYDDHNMEENLDYGYGEVSPETVDLEVGCKGAKVEKVEPFSPDSDEAGDMNFYVVGMSWDYSDGEWLVVGEI, encoded by the coding sequence ATGAAGAGAGAGGGGAGGCAACATGGCATTGTGAGAAGCTCAACTATCCTACCACAAGAGTTCAATCCAAGACGCAAGTCCAAAATAGTCAATTGTGTTGGTGCTTCTCCGACCACCAGATTCTTCACCAAGGCACCATCTAAGCCCCACAACCACTCCAAGTGCACGAGCAAGTGTCGCACTGCAAGGTGTAAGGGCTGCCATTCCAATCCAATGTCCAAGTCCAGGGACAAGGCCAAAGGTGTATATAAGCTAAAATCTTGTGATGTGGTGCTCAATCACCAACTGGTGGCATGGCGGGTGGTCAACGACAGCACAAGTTTGCCGAATTATAAAGTTGCTTCGGCAAGTGAGACCCTCAATCATTTATATGCCGATAGTTTGTGTGAAGGAGAAGATTATGACGATCATAACATGGAGGAAAATCTAGATTACGGCTATGGAGAAGTTTCTCCCGAGACTGTTGACTTGGAGGTGGGATGTAAGGGTGCCAAAGTTGAAAAGGTAGAGCCATTTAGCCCTGACAGTGATGAGGCTGGTGATATGAACTTTTATGTGGTTGGGATGTCCTGGGATTATTCAGATGGAGAATGGCTGGTGGTAGGGGAGATATGA
- the LOC135632994 gene encoding tryptamine 5-hydroxylase-like, translating into MALLTALAFILSLATLLLYLRRVRTPRRSSLPPSPPAVPIIGHLHLLSSMPHHALARLSSHLGPILHLRLGRVPTLVVSSPRLAREVLKTHDAALASRPRLLSGVYLSFDCSDVTFSPLGPYWRQARRICVSELLSPRRVASFSRLRRTELRRLLGSLKPPPTSSSSPPPPVDLSARFFALANDVLCHAAFGRRFSDAGGGRLVEVLTEAQALFAGFTLGDFFPGLGWVNSVTGLTRRLERNRAELSAVCDEIIGEHEARLDEADREEDFVDVLLRARKSPDLEVPITDDNLKALVLDMFVAGTDTTSATLEWVMTELARHPRVMKIAQEEVRSIVGGKTEVADGDVDQLHYTKAVIKETFRLHPPVPLLVPRESVDPCVIDGYHIPAKTRILVNTYAIGRDPQVWENPLEFYPERFENSDVDVKGQSFELLPFGGGRRGCPGYPFALATLQLTLSSLLYHFDWELPPGVGADEVNMDEIFGLATRKREPLVLVARERAGCEFEEDESTYT; encoded by the exons ATGGCACTGCTCACCGCCCTTGCCTTCATCCTCTCACTCGCCACTCTCCTCCTATACCTCCGCCGCGTGCGGACGCCGCGCCGCAGCAGCCTTCCGCCCTCCCCGCCGGCGGTCCCGATCATCGGCCACCTCCACCTCCTCTCCTCCATGCCCCACCACGCCCTCGCTCGCCTCTCCTCCCACCTCGGCCCGATTCTCCACCTCCGGCTCGGCCGTGTCCCCACCTTGGTCGTCTCCTCCCCACGCCTCGCCCGCGAGGTCCTTAAGACCCACGACGCCGCCCTAGCCTCCCGCCCCCGCCTTCTCTCCGGCGTCTACCTTTCCTTCGACTGCTCCGACGTCACCTTCTCCCCTCTCGGCCCCTACTGGCGCCAAGCTCGCCGCATCTGCGTCTCCGAGCTCCTCTCCCCCCGCCGCGTCGCCTCCTTCAGCCGCCTCCGCCGCACCGAGCTCCGCCGCCTCCTTGGGTCCCTCAAGCCACCAcccacttcctcctcctctcctcccccgCCCGTCGACCTGAGCGCCCGGTTCTTCGCACTCGCCAACGACGTGCTTTGCCACGCGGCCTTCGGGCGGCGGTTCTCGGACGCCGGCGGGGGTCGGCTGGTGGAGGTGCTGACGGAGGCACAGGCGCTGTTCGCCGGGTTCACCCTCGGCGACTTCTTCCCCGGGCTGGGGTGGGTGAATTCCGTTACCGGGCTGACGCGGCGGCTGGAGCGAAACCGGGCCGAGTTGAGTGCGGTCTGCGACGAGATAATCGGCGAGCACGAAGCGAGGCTCGACGAGGCGGATCGGGAGGAGGACTTCGTGGACGTGCTTCTGCGGGCGCGGAAGTCCCCAGATCTGGAGGTGCCCATCACCGACGACAATCTCAAAGCTCTCGTCCTG GACATGTTTGTGGCTGGCACTGACACAACCTCAGCAACTCTAGAATGGGTGATGACAGAACTCGCAAGGCACCCTCGAGTCATGAAGATAGCACAAGAAGAGGTGAGAAGCATTGTCGGAGGCAAAACGGAGGTAGCAGATGGTGACGTCGACCAGCTTCACTACACGAAGGCCGTCATAAAGGAGACGTTTCGACTTCACCCTCCGGTGCCGCTCCTCGTCCCCCGGGAATCCGTCGACCCCTGCGTCATCGACGGCTACCACATCCCGGCGAAGACGAGAATACTGGTGAACACCTACGCCATAGGGAGAGACCCCCAGGTGTGGGAGAATCCGCTGGAGTTCTACCCGGAAAGATTCGAGAACAGCGACGTGGACGTCAAAGGTCAGAGCTTTGAGCTGCTGCCGTttggaggagggaggagaggcTGCCCTGGATATCCTTTTGCACTGGCTACTCTGCAGCTCACTCTGTCGAGTCTGCTGTATCATTTTGACTGGGAGCTGCCTCCGGGTGTGGGAGCTGATGAGGTGAACATGGATGAGATCTTTGGGCTGGCCACAAGGAAGAGGGAGCCCCTGGTGCTGGTGGCCAGAGAGAGAGCAGGGTGTGAGTTCGAGGAAGATGAGTCAACATACACTTGA